The following are from one region of the Arcobacter defluvii genome:
- a CDS encoding YqhA family protein, with product MLEKIFETTMWQARLFVLLAVIFGLLGSIILFVVASMDIYEVIKYALDVYLNGLHPENFHEEIVSKIIGAVDLYLIAVVMLIFAFGIYELFISKIDAAEASGSNILAIHSLDQLKDKIAKVIVMVLIVSFFQKVLHTKYDGALEMLYFAVSIALLSLGLYFLNKVGKY from the coding sequence ATGTTAGAAAAAATTTTTGAAACTACAATGTGGCAAGCAAGACTTTTTGTTTTGCTTGCAGTAATATTTGGATTATTAGGTTCAATAATACTTTTTGTTGTTGCTTCAATGGATATTTATGAAGTTATTAAATATGCACTAGATGTTTATTTAAATGGTTTGCATCCAGAAAATTTTCATGAAGAAATAGTAAGTAAGATTATAGGTGCAGTTGATTTATACTTAATTGCTGTAGTTATGTTAATTTTTGCATTTGGTATTTACGAACTATTTATTTCAAAAATTGATGCTGCTGAAGCAAGTGGTAGTAATATTCTAGCAATTCATTCATTAGACCAATTAAAAGATAAAATTGCAAAAGTAATTGTTATGGTATTAATTGTAAGCTTTTTTCAAAAAGTTTTACATACAAAATATGATGGTGCATTAGAGATGCTTTATTTTGCTGTTTCAATTGCACTATTATCATTAGGACTTTATTTTTTAAATAAAGTTGGAAAATATTAA
- a CDS encoding aspartate-semialdehyde dehydrogenase, which produces MRKFNVAVVGATGAVGEELFRVLEENNFPINKLIPLASARSAGSKIEYMNKEVTVLELTETVFEENDVEIAFFSAGGSVSEKFAKYAVEAGAVVIDNTSHFRMDPKVPLVVPEVNPEDIKLWKETGIIANPNCSTIQMVQSLKPLDDLYGIKRVDVSTYQAVSGAGKTGMEELVKQMQDFFAFRLDETEIKAFPYQIALNVIPQIDVAKENGFTKEEMKMVNETQKIMHKEIQVAATCVRVPVLRSHSESITVTFDENIEVDLEKVREVFDNFENLKVIDDLPNKKYPMPIISTDTDLTYVGRIRKDVYASNIVHYFNVADQVRVGAATNAVRIALKWIDMENDI; this is translated from the coding sequence ATGAGAAAGTTTAATGTTGCAGTTGTTGGAGCAACTGGTGCAGTTGGTGAAGAGTTATTTAGAGTTTTAGAAGAAAATAATTTCCCAATAAATAAATTAATACCATTGGCAAGTGCAAGAAGTGCTGGTTCAAAAATTGAATATATGAATAAAGAAGTTACAGTTTTAGAATTAACTGAAACTGTATTTGAAGAAAATGATGTTGAAATTGCTTTTTTTAGTGCAGGTGGTTCAGTCTCTGAAAAATTCGCTAAATATGCAGTTGAAGCAGGTGCCGTTGTAATTGATAATACAAGTCATTTTAGAATGGATCCAAAAGTTCCATTAGTAGTTCCAGAAGTTAATCCAGAAGATATTAAATTATGGAAAGAAACGGGAATAATTGCAAATCCAAATTGTTCAACTATTCAAATGGTTCAAAGTTTAAAACCGCTAGATGATTTATATGGTATTAAAAGAGTTGATGTTTCAACATATCAAGCTGTTTCAGGTGCTGGAAAAACTGGTATGGAAGAACTTGTAAAACAAATGCAAGACTTTTTTGCATTTAGATTAGATGAAACAGAGATAAAAGCTTTCCCTTATCAAATAGCTTTAAATGTAATTCCTCAAATTGATGTTGCAAAAGAAAATGGATTTACAAAAGAAGAAATGAAAATGGTAAATGAAACTCAAAAAATTATGCATAAAGAGATTCAAGTTGCTGCAACTTGTGTAAGAGTTCCTGTTTTAAGATCTCATAGTGAATCAATTACAGTTACATTTGATGAAAATATTGAAGTTGATTTAGAAAAAGTTAGAGAAGTATTTGATAATTTTGAGAATTTAAAAGTAATAGATGATTTACCAAATAAAAAATATCCAATGCCAATTATTTCAACAGATACAGATTTAACTTATGTTGGAAGAATTAGAAAAGATGTATATGCTTCAAATATTGTTCATTATTTTAACGTAGCTGACCAAGTAAGAGTAGGGGCTGCAACGAATGCAGTTAGAATCGCTCTTAAATGGATTGATATGGAAAATGACATTTAA